The Centroberyx gerrardi isolate f3 chromosome 12, fCenGer3.hap1.cur.20231027, whole genome shotgun sequence genome has a window encoding:
- the LOC139931836 gene encoding double-strand-break repair protein rad21 homolog A-like produces the protein MFYAHFVLSKRGPLAKIWLAAHWDKKLTKAHVFECNLESSVESIISPKVKMALRTSGHLLLGVVRIYHRKAKYLLADCNEAFIKIKMAFRPGVVDLPEENREAAYNAITLPEEFHDFDQPLPDLDDIDVAQQFTLNQSRVEEITMREDVGNLSLMQDNDFADFGMDDREMMRDGEFEDDIMHGATASNLLLEAEPGPAHLPDKSNHMEYDDFGDNPMGNSDGGMLVDKLLSNEDGGGIFDDPPAITGSVMMPPDHGDDEDDFDNLQSPGPDSPDSGPAEPLPAMADQTEQTTLVHNEEEAFALEPIDITVKETKAKRKRKLIVDSVKELDSKTIRAQLSDYSDIVTTLDLAPPTKKLMMWKETGGVEKLFSLPAQPLWNARLLKMFTRCLTPLVPDELRKRRKGGEADSLDEFLKELENPEVPREEVMSQHRDVIDQTIMEEPSMLGASAMEGSRTTLDETVMPPPSTPRGVKRKTLEKEGTLPMAPLEPQQQAADSSLLSQRLDMPQVDLPPEEASLNLTQLVPELDLLGEKSKDKKDESDEEEEEEGQGGDQDQEEKRWNKRTQQMLHGLQRVMAKTGTDSVSLLELCRNNNRKQAAAKFYSFLVLKKQQAIEVTQTEPYSDIIATAGPRFHLI, from the exons ATGTTCTACGCCCACTTTGTCCTGAGCAAACGTGGGCCGCTGGCCAAGATCTGGCTAGCGGCCCACTGGGACAAGAAGCTGACCAAGGCCCATGTGTTTGAATGCAACCTCGAGAGCAGTGTGGAGAGCATCATCTCACCCAAG GTGAAGATGGCATTGCGGACATCAGGCCACCTGCTGCTGGGAGTGGTGAGAATCTACCACAGGAAGGCCAAGTACCTGCTTGCTGACTGTAATGAGGCGTTCATcaagatcaaaatggctttcagGCCAG gtgtGGTGGATCTgcctgaggagaacagagaggcggCCTACAACGCCATCACCCTACCTGAGGAGTTCCATGACTTCGACCAGCCACTCCCTGATCTGGA TGACATAGACGTGGCCCAGCAGTTCACCCTGAACCAGAGCAGAGTAGAGGAGATCACCATGAGGGAAGATGTGGGCAACCTCAGCCTCATGCAGGACAACGACTTTG CCGACTTTGGTATGGACGACCGTGAGATGATGCGTGATGGTGAGTTTGAGGACGACATCATGCACGGCGCCACAGCCTCTAACCTTCTGCTGGAGGCCGAGCCCGGCCCAGCTCACCTCCCAGACAAGTCCAACCACATGGAGTACGACGACTTTGGGGACAACCCCATGGGCAACAGCGACGGGGGAATGCTAG TGGATAAGCTACTGAGCAATGAGGACGGAGGCGGTATCTTTGATGACCCTCCGGCCATCACAGGGAGCGTCATGATGCCTCCAGACCACGGAGACGATGAGGACGACTTTGACAACCTCCAGTCAC cggGTCCAGACAGCCCAGACTCTGGCCCAGCAGAGCCCCTACCAGCTATGGCTGACCAGACAGAACAGACCACCCTGGTTCACAACGAGGAGGAGGCCTTCGCCCTGGAGCCCATTGACATCACTG TGAAAGAGACCAAGGCGAAGCGTAAGAGGAAGCTGATTGTGGACAGTGTGAAGGAGCTAGACAGTAAGACCATCAGGGCGCAGCTGTCTGACTACTCTGACATCGTCACCACCCTGGACTTGGCCCCTCCCACCAAGAAGCTGATGATGTGGAAGGAGACCGGAGGAGTGGAGAAGCTCTTCTCTCTGCCCGCTCAGCCCCTCTGGAACGCTAGGCTACTCAAG ATGTTCACGCGCTGCCTGACGCCTCTGGTGCCAGAtgagctgaggaagaggaggaagggcgGCGAAGCAGACAGTCTGGATGAGTTCCTCAAAGAGCTGGAGAACCCAGAGGTGCCTAGAGAGGAGGTCATGAGTCAGCACAGAGATGTTATTG ACCAGACTATCATGGAGGAGCCCAGCATGCTGGGAGCCTCTGCCATGGAGGGCAGCAGGACGACCCTGGACGAGACGGTCatgccccctccctccaccccccgcgGCGTCAAACGCAAGACCCTTGAGAAAGAGGGCACCCTGCCT ATGGCTCCCTTGGAGCCTCAGCAACAGGCGGCTGACAGCTCCCTCTTGTCTCAGAGGTTAGACATGCCCCAGGTGGATCTGCCCCCTGAGGAGGCCAGCCTCAACCTCACCCAGCTCGTCCCCGAGCTTGACCTGCTGGGCGAAAAGAGCAAGGACAAGAAGGACGAGAgcgatgaagaggag GAAGAGGAGGGTCAGGGTGGAGACCAGGaccaggaggagaagagatggaaCAAGAGAACGCAGCAGATGCTGCACGGCCTCCAG CGCGTCATGGCTAAGACTGGAACAGACTCGGTCAGCCTGCTCGAACTGTGCCGGAACAACAACAGGAAGCAGGCGGCCGCCAAGTTTTACAGTTTCCTGGTCCTCAAGAAGCAGCAAGCCATCGAGGTGACCCAGACCGAGCCCTACAGCGACATCATCGCTACCGCTGGACCACGATTCCACCTCATCTAG